A single genomic interval of Propionispora hippei DSM 15287 harbors:
- a CDS encoding two-component system sensor histidine kinase NtrB, whose protein sequence is MPIAVHKRACLVIAVVMTVGFLFFALVHLNDQRQLDATKKERELLKIAAMLEGRLLPVLEGLDNQGILTDGFSKRQKRARINAVLQPVLNEFAEEYPLYSLGFYLEDLQVVAVAPFNCSLLGRTVLVDPLQDFELQRVSMPYIENDFTWDGKEQLLLTYPVTLGHVRGHVWVNCKSRPWDAAVMWPTAGRLAVFFVCWFLAMILLWQLFRRMENGLGQLVEEWRQFDALPARLREYPALIPLFERLVQLQTAVQTEVATKEKLGREISRLDRLQLVSQMAAGVAHEIRNPMTVVMGFVQMMAQKAEERSKSKFALIMDELKRVNDIISDFLSLARDRELEMGRYSLNDIIQGLYPLIFADTIKQGIDLQVELADQLPQAYLDSKETKQLILNLTRNAIEAMTGRGNLLIRTGREGGRIRLSIADTGCGIPQDILDKVFDPFFTTKAEGTGLGLAVCKNIVDRHEGTIEVESSPGKGTVFTIYFQVAGG, encoded by the coding sequence ATGCCGATAGCAGTTCATAAGCGTGCCTGTCTTGTGATCGCAGTGGTAATGACTGTTGGATTTCTTTTCTTTGCTTTAGTTCACTTGAACGATCAGCGACAGCTTGATGCAACAAAGAAAGAGCGGGAATTATTAAAAATTGCCGCCATGCTGGAAGGCAGGCTTTTGCCGGTGCTGGAAGGGCTGGACAACCAGGGGATTTTGACGGACGGCTTTTCGAAACGGCAGAAACGGGCCCGGATCAATGCGGTCCTGCAGCCGGTGCTGAATGAATTTGCCGAAGAATATCCGCTTTATTCTCTGGGGTTTTATCTGGAGGATCTCCAGGTTGTGGCTGTGGCGCCTTTTAACTGCAGTTTGCTGGGAAGAACGGTGCTGGTTGACCCACTGCAGGATTTCGAGCTGCAGCGCGTCAGCATGCCATATATAGAAAACGATTTCACCTGGGATGGGAAGGAGCAACTGCTGTTGACTTATCCGGTGACGCTAGGCCATGTACGGGGCCATGTGTGGGTCAATTGCAAGTCGCGGCCTTGGGATGCCGCAGTGATGTGGCCGACGGCGGGGCGGTTGGCGGTATTTTTTGTTTGCTGGTTTTTAGCGATGATCTTGCTATGGCAGTTATTTAGAAGAATGGAAAACGGTCTGGGCCAACTGGTGGAGGAGTGGCGGCAGTTCGACGCATTGCCGGCGCGGCTGCGGGAATATCCTGCGCTGATACCGCTGTTTGAACGGCTGGTTCAATTGCAGACAGCAGTTCAGACTGAAGTGGCAACCAAGGAAAAGCTGGGCCGGGAGATCAGCCGCCTGGACCGGCTGCAGCTCGTATCGCAAATGGCGGCCGGCGTGGCCCATGAAATTCGCAACCCCATGACAGTAGTAATGGGATTTGTTCAGATGATGGCGCAAAAGGCGGAGGAACGTTCAAAGAGTAAGTTTGCTCTGATTATGGACGAATTGAAACGGGTTAACGACATTATTTCCGATTTCCTGTCGCTGGCGCGGGACAGGGAACTCGAAATGGGGCGGTACAGCCTCAATGATATTATCCAGGGGCTATATCCGCTCATTTTTGCTGATACTATCAAGCAGGGCATTGACCTTCAGGTGGAATTGGCCGACCAATTGCCTCAGGCCTATTTGGACAGCAAGGAAACAAAACAGTTGATTTTAAACCTGACCCGCAACGCAATTGAAGCCATGACCGGCCGGGGAAACCTGCTGATCCGGACCGGCCGGGAAGGCGGCAGAATCCGGCTGTCCATTGCTGATACGGGCTGTGGAATTCCCCAGGATATTCTCGACAAAGTGTTTGATCCGTTTTTTACGACCAAAGCGGAGGGGACCGGTCTGGGGCTGGCTGTCTGCAAAAATATTGTAGACCGTCACGAAGGGACGATTGAGGTGGAATCTTCGCCGGGCAAGGGGACGGTTTTTACAATTTATTTTCAGGTTGCTGGAGGTTAG
- a CDS encoding alpha/beta-type small acid-soluble spore protein — protein MSRSNKPVNAAAENALDRMKLEIASELGIADRVRSQGWSTMTSADCGRVGGHMVRKMIEQYESSMGGASTGSTSGTLTAQYDANNKA, from the coding sequence ATGTCAAGAAGCAACAAACCTGTAAACGCCGCTGCGGAAAACGCTTTAGATCGCATGAAGCTGGAAATAGCTTCTGAACTGGGCATCGCCGACCGCGTCCGCTCGCAGGGCTGGTCGACCATGACCTCTGCCGACTGCGGCCGTGTAGGCGGACATATGGTCCGCAAGATGATCGAACAATATGAATCCTCGATGGGCGGCGCCAGCACTGGCAGCACCAGCGGTACGCTGACTGCTCAGTACGACGCGAACAACAAGGCTTAA
- a CDS encoding aspartyl-phosphate phosphatase Spo0E family protein codes for MFDLIKQQQLIEKERSRLHELVIAKRGNFADPEVNELSAHLDRLIVAYERSKMKKNKGRQFQL; via the coding sequence ATGTTTGACCTGATAAAACAGCAGCAATTAATCGAGAAGGAGCGTTCCAGGCTGCATGAGCTGGTAATTGCTAAGCGAGGCAATTTCGCAGACCCGGAAGTAAATGAATTAAGCGCCCATTTGGATAGGTTGATTGTAGCGTACGAACGGAGTAAAATGAAAAAGAACAAAGGGCGGCAGTTTCAGCTATGA
- the mutY gene encoding A/G-specific adenine glycosylase — translation MKIAALLLDWYDKNARDLPWRRDKDPYKIWVSEIMLQQTRVEAVKDYYKRWITRFPNPGELARASEQEVLTYWQGLGYYSRARNLLAGVREVCAAYGGSMPEEGEQVRALPGVGDYTAGAILSIAYNRRVPAVDGNVMRIFSRLFCLEEDILKAPAKRAVHRLVQEQIDKDRPGDFNQALMDLGAMICVPQRPRCPECPLRNLCLARERGVQEVLPVRSPKKAPVKVSLAAALLEQDGRYLICQRPVSGLLAGMWEFPSLELRDALTEADQLRDWLQSVFLLEVRVLEAERQVVHTFSHRQWHLTFYRCRLLSTASELPDNARWFSLNDGDRLPWAGPHHHVAMALRDDKE, via the coding sequence ATGAAGATTGCGGCCCTGCTGCTTGACTGGTACGATAAAAATGCCCGTGATTTGCCATGGCGGCGGGACAAGGACCCCTATAAAATATGGGTGTCGGAAATTATGTTGCAGCAAACCCGGGTGGAAGCGGTTAAAGACTATTACAAACGCTGGATTACCCGCTTTCCCAACCCCGGAGAACTGGCCCGGGCCTCGGAGCAGGAGGTGCTGACCTATTGGCAGGGCTTGGGCTATTACAGCCGGGCCAGAAACTTGCTGGCTGGTGTCCGGGAAGTTTGCGCCGCATATGGCGGCAGCATGCCGGAAGAGGGGGAACAGGTTCGGGCTTTACCGGGTGTTGGTGATTATACGGCCGGCGCAATTTTAAGCATTGCCTATAATCGCCGTGTCCCGGCGGTAGATGGCAATGTTATGCGGATTTTCAGCCGGTTGTTCTGTTTGGAAGAGGATATTTTAAAGGCTCCGGCCAAGCGGGCAGTTCACCGTCTGGTGCAGGAGCAAATAGACAAGGATAGGCCGGGGGACTTTAATCAGGCATTGATGGATCTGGGAGCCATGATCTGCGTGCCGCAGCGGCCCCGCTGTCCGGAATGCCCGCTCCGGAATCTGTGCTTGGCCCGGGAACGGGGCGTGCAGGAGGTGTTGCCTGTGCGGTCCCCTAAAAAAGCGCCGGTTAAGGTCAGTCTGGCCGCCGCGCTGCTGGAACAGGACGGTCGCTATCTGATCTGTCAGCGCCCGGTCTCCGGCTTACTGGCCGGCATGTGGGAGTTTCCGTCGTTAGAGCTTAGGGACGCATTGACGGAAGCGGATCAACTGCGGGACTGGCTGCAGTCGGTATTTCTTCTGGAGGTCCGGGTATTGGAGGCAGAAAGGCAAGTGGTTCATACCTTTAGCCACCGTCAATGGCATTTGACCTTTTATCGCTGCCGCCTGCTGTCCACGGCGTCGGAGCTGCCGGACAACGCCCGCTGGTTCAGCCTGAACGACGGAGATCGTCTTCCCTGGGCCGGTCCGCACCATCATGTAGCAATGGCTTTACGGGACGATAAAGAATAA
- the polX gene encoding DNA polymerase/3'-5' exonuclease PolX: MDRQKLAELLATMALLLELAGENTFKVRAYQGAARAIGKSTEDLDELYRSGKLETIKGIGRAIARHIAEYAETGTIEEYRQLKSTVAPSLLELVKIPGLGPKKAMAVHAALGVDSIGELEYACRENRLIALNGFGEKTQQAVLRGIEYMKKFQGSLLLAEAWPLAERIAAYLLEQDGLTAARVAGAVRRRCPTVREIVIVVQADAAGLATLEGILTAMPGVEQVTSPETSCFQAVLSVGISLLVRVAALEDFPAALCLFTGNDQHVAELRRLAGEQEWTLADGRLVNADGKAVPLAAEEDIYRKLGLSYPEPELREGQGEIALAAQQRLPVLVQPGDLRGAFHMHTTYSDGTASLAAMGEAAATRGWSYIGITDHSRTAVYAGGLSLEQIRAQRQEIERLNANRPDCLILAGIESDILPDGSLDYPDDILAQFDFVIASVHSAFRQSEAEKTKRLKKAMQNRYVTMLGHPTGRILLAREEYPLDMTEIIQTAADTGTIIEINASPYRLDLDWTWCRVAREKGVLLSVNPDAHGVAELDSVIYGVAVARKGGLTAANLLNTRERPDMLTLLRRKR, from the coding sequence ATGGACAGACAGAAACTGGCGGAGTTGCTGGCAACTATGGCGCTGCTATTGGAACTTGCCGGAGAAAATACTTTTAAAGTACGGGCCTATCAGGGCGCCGCCCGGGCAATTGGCAAATCAACGGAGGATTTGGATGAATTGTACCGGAGCGGCAAGCTGGAAACAATCAAAGGAATTGGCCGGGCTATTGCCCGGCATATTGCGGAATATGCCGAAACCGGAACAATTGAAGAATACCGGCAGCTTAAGTCGACTGTGGCGCCGTCCTTGCTGGAATTGGTCAAGATTCCGGGGCTGGGACCGAAAAAGGCAATGGCCGTTCACGCGGCTCTCGGCGTCGACTCCATCGGCGAGCTGGAATATGCCTGTCGGGAAAACCGGCTGATCGCCCTGAACGGGTTTGGCGAGAAAACACAGCAGGCCGTACTGCGGGGGATTGAATATATGAAAAAATTCCAGGGAAGTTTATTGCTGGCTGAGGCGTGGCCTTTGGCGGAACGCATAGCCGCTTATTTGCTGGAGCAGGACGGGCTGACGGCCGCCCGGGTAGCCGGCGCTGTCCGGCGGCGCTGCCCAACCGTGCGGGAAATCGTCATTGTAGTACAGGCCGATGCGGCCGGGCTAGCCACGCTGGAGGGCATTTTGACCGCCATGCCCGGTGTGGAGCAGGTAACAAGCCCGGAAACAAGCTGTTTTCAAGCTGTATTGTCGGTTGGAATTTCGCTGCTTGTCCGGGTAGCCGCGTTGGAGGATTTTCCGGCGGCTCTATGTCTTTTTACCGGCAATGACCAGCATGTGGCGGAGCTCAGACGCCTGGCAGGTGAACAGGAATGGACTCTGGCCGACGGCCGGCTGGTGAATGCCGACGGGAAGGCGGTGCCGCTGGCGGCTGAAGAGGATATATACCGGAAGCTGGGCCTGAGTTACCCGGAGCCGGAGCTGAGAGAAGGCCAGGGGGAAATCGCTCTGGCGGCGCAGCAGCGCCTGCCGGTGTTGGTACAGCCTGGCGATCTGCGCGGCGCCTTTCATATGCATACCACCTACTCGGACGGTACGGCCAGCTTGGCCGCTATGGGCGAGGCTGCGGCGACGCGGGGCTGGTCTTATATCGGGATAACCGACCATAGCCGGACGGCCGTGTATGCCGGTGGTCTTTCGCTGGAGCAGATACGGGCACAGCGTCAGGAAATCGAGCGGCTTAATGCCAACCGGCCGGACTGCCTGATTCTGGCGGGAATTGAAAGCGATATTTTGCCGGACGGTTCGCTGGATTATCCCGACGATATACTGGCTCAGTTTGATTTTGTTATTGCTTCGGTGCATTCGGCGTTTCGCCAAAGCGAGGCGGAGAAAACCAAGCGATTGAAAAAGGCTATGCAAAATCGCTATGTCACCATGCTGGGGCATCCTACCGGACGCATCCTGCTGGCCCGCGAGGAGTATCCCTTGGATATGACGGAGATCATTCAGACAGCGGCGGATACAGGGACCATCATTGAAATTAACGCCAGTCCCTACCGGTTGGATTTAGACTGGACCTGGTGCCGGGTGGCCAGGGAAAAAGGAGTTCTTTTGTCGGTCAATCCCGATGCCCATGGGGTGGCCGAGCTGGATTCTGTCATTTACGGTGTGGCGGTTGCCCGTAAGGGAGGGCTAACGGCGGCCAACCTCTTAAATACCAGAGAACGGCCGGATATGCTTACGCTGCTAAGGCGCAAAAGATAA
- a CDS encoding sensor histidine kinase produces the protein MFTKIRWRLTFLYSGFMGFFLLAFVVSTYFGLSWVVYSNEKDEVLLFAEEEAREHAAVMMHGDLLQQAFQDQENRDMGRMFAYAFDNKGKMITAEKPNANIEDIVLDKIAHWNAPMGEVVRLPVDLPDTDKDLLLMLVALPVMHGEEQLGTVYVGRDSSQYYQLLQTLLYILALASLVFLLVASAGGYIMAGRAMIPIKKSYERQRDFVADASHELRTPLSVLMASVEAVQAEQQNEEQGFVRQVLADMKDEIRRMTRLISDLLTLARADAAVINLFKENFDLVPLVKQAVRTMQHLAVEKTIKIDFSSAETSLLVFADKERINQLLLILMDNGIKYVPAGGRVMINLERAAKADEVILRVSDNGPGIPESEQAMIFERFYRMDKERSREMGGSGLGLSIAKWITEAHGGTITVKSRPGQGASFIVTLPRAF, from the coding sequence ATGTTCACCAAGATCAGATGGCGGCTCACTTTTTTGTATTCCGGTTTTATGGGTTTTTTCTTACTGGCCTTTGTGGTGAGCACTTATTTTGGCTTGTCGTGGGTGGTGTATTCAAACGAGAAGGATGAAGTGCTGCTGTTTGCCGAGGAGGAGGCCCGAGAACACGCTGCTGTGATGATGCATGGTGATTTACTGCAACAGGCCTTTCAGGATCAGGAGAACCGGGATATGGGCCGAATGTTTGCCTATGCGTTTGATAATAAAGGCAAGATGATTACAGCGGAAAAGCCTAATGCTAACATTGAAGATATTGTGCTCGACAAAATTGCTCACTGGAATGCGCCAATGGGCGAAGTGGTGCGGCTGCCGGTGGATTTGCCGGATACCGATAAGGATTTGCTGCTGATGCTGGTTGCCCTGCCGGTCATGCATGGGGAGGAACAGCTAGGTACGGTGTATGTCGGTCGTGACAGCAGTCAGTATTATCAGCTTTTACAGACGCTGCTGTATATTTTGGCACTGGCTTCCCTGGTGTTTTTGCTGGTTGCCTCGGCCGGCGGCTATATCATGGCCGGCCGGGCGATGATTCCTATAAAAAAATCCTATGAGCGGCAGCGGGATTTTGTGGCTGATGCCTCGCACGAACTAAGGACGCCGCTCAGCGTACTGATGGCTTCGGTGGAGGCGGTTCAGGCGGAGCAGCAAAATGAGGAACAGGGTTTTGTACGGCAGGTGTTGGCCGATATGAAGGACGAAATCAGGCGAATGACTAGGCTGATCAGTGACTTGCTGACCTTGGCCAGGGCTGATGCCGCAGTAATCAACCTTTTTAAGGAAAACTTTGACTTGGTGCCACTGGTGAAGCAGGCCGTCAGGACTATGCAGCACCTGGCAGTGGAGAAGACTATAAAAATTGATTTTAGCTCCGCCGAAACTTCATTACTTGTTTTTGCCGATAAAGAACGCATTAATCAATTATTGCTGATCCTAATGGATAACGGAATAAAATATGTGCCCGCCGGCGGCCGGGTGATGATCAATCTGGAGCGGGCTGCTAAGGCGGATGAGGTGATATTGAGAGTAAGCGATAATGGTCCCGGTATTCCTGAGAGTGAGCAGGCGATGATTTTTGAACGGTTTTACCGGATGGATAAGGAACGGTCCCGGGAGATGGGCGGCAGCGGTCTGGGACTGTCGATCGCCAAATGGATTACTGAAGCTCATGGCGGGACAATTACGGTAAAAAGCCGGCCAGGCCAAGGGGCTTCCTTTATTGTCACGCTGCCCCGGGCTTTCTAG
- a CDS encoding penicillin-binding protein — protein MAILFTLLLLAVTGLIGRIAWIQFVDGKNLALKVQHQLIDNKVLQSPRGTIYDRNGRELALSCLTKSLYADPGMLKPDKESVAAVLAPVLGMNVGVLQEALGREGHFVWLKRMLDADVSQKVAELIEKNNIKGLGFIEESKRYYPNDTLAAHVLGFVGTDDVGLEGMELALDKVIKGKLSEATIETDSHGTPIFKSIFNFLPRKEGKSVKLTLDSTIQFIVEQSLDKVMSATKASAATAIVMNPRTGEVLAMASRPGYNPNYFGQYSEKEWKNRAISIIYEPGSTFKSVVAAAALQEGLVSPEERFVDTGFVEVSGRRIRNWSGESYGNISFTDIIKQSINTGFVQVGMRVGAVKLNDYVRNFGFGKTTGIELEGEESGILFDPHEMRDSDLATMSIGQSIAVTPLQLITAVSAIANDGVLLKPHIVKEMLNADGSVFSATPTDVVRQVIRSDTAHTLAGLMEKVVSEGGGKNAFVPGYRFAGKTGTAEKLNEKSGGYEAGHYIASFVGFGPVEDPQISVLIVIDDPDGMYYGGEIAAPVFSEIASQIMRYLNIPPSTNALPTTNTAALPAQTPPPAAPAVAASATGTVAMPDLSGKTVREAAEILDRLGLAMLPVGSGVAVSQSIVPQTPVNSGSEITVTFEAR, from the coding sequence ATGGCAATATTGTTTACTCTGCTGCTGTTGGCCGTTACCGGTCTGATTGGGCGAATTGCCTGGATTCAGTTTGTCGACGGCAAAAATCTTGCTTTGAAGGTACAGCACCAACTGATCGACAATAAAGTGTTGCAATCGCCGCGCGGTACAATCTATGACCGCAACGGACGGGAACTGGCGCTGAGCTGTCTGACAAAATCCCTTTATGCCGATCCGGGCATGCTGAAACCGGATAAGGAGTCGGTTGCTGCTGTTCTGGCGCCGGTATTAGGCATGAATGTGGGTGTCTTGCAGGAAGCGCTGGGGCGGGAGGGGCATTTCGTCTGGTTAAAGCGCATGCTGGATGCCGATGTTTCTCAGAAAGTGGCGGAATTGATTGAAAAGAATAATATAAAAGGTTTAGGTTTCATCGAGGAAAGCAAGCGTTACTATCCTAACGATACCTTGGCGGCCCATGTGCTTGGTTTTGTCGGAACCGACGACGTCGGCTTGGAGGGCATGGAACTTGCTTTGGATAAAGTGATCAAAGGCAAGCTGTCGGAAGCTACGATTGAGACGGACAGTCATGGCACTCCTATTTTTAAGTCTATCTTTAATTTTCTGCCCCGCAAGGAAGGCAAAAGCGTTAAGCTGACCTTGGACAGCACTATTCAATTTATTGTGGAGCAAAGCCTGGATAAGGTGATGAGCGCAACCAAAGCCAGCGCGGCTACGGCAATTGTGATGAACCCCCGCACCGGGGAAGTGCTGGCTATGGCCAGCCGTCCGGGGTATAACCCCAATTATTTTGGCCAGTACAGCGAAAAGGAATGGAAAAACCGGGCCATTTCAATTATTTATGAACCAGGCTCCACCTTTAAAAGCGTTGTTGCCGCCGCGGCCTTACAGGAAGGGCTTGTATCGCCGGAGGAACGGTTTGTCGATACCGGTTTTGTTGAGGTTTCCGGCCGGCGTATTCGCAACTGGAGCGGTGAAAGCTACGGAAATATCTCGTTTACCGATATAATAAAGCAATCGATCAACACCGGCTTTGTTCAGGTCGGGATGCGGGTTGGCGCCGTTAAGCTCAATGATTATGTACGGAATTTCGGGTTTGGCAAAACAACCGGCATTGAGCTGGAAGGGGAGGAAAGCGGTATTTTGTTTGATCCTCACGAGATGAGGGATTCCGATCTGGCGACTATGTCGATCGGGCAGAGTATTGCCGTAACGCCGCTGCAGCTTATTACCGCCGTATCGGCCATTGCCAATGACGGTGTATTGCTAAAGCCGCATATTGTAAAAGAAATGCTGAATGCTGACGGCAGTGTGTTCAGCGCGACCCCGACCGATGTCGTCCGGCAGGTAATTCGATCCGATACAGCTCATACGCTGGCGGGCCTGATGGAAAAGGTCGTGTCCGAAGGCGGCGGGAAAAATGCGTTCGTTCCCGGCTATCGCTTTGCCGGCAAAACGGGTACGGCGGAAAAGTTGAATGAAAAGAGCGGTGGCTATGAAGCCGGCCATTACATTGCCTCCTTCGTAGGCTTCGGGCCGGTGGAAGATCCGCAAATCAGCGTTTTGATCGTCATTGACGACCCTGACGGCATGTATTATGGCGGCGAAATTGCAGCTCCGGTGTTTAGCGAGATCGCTTCCCAGATTATGCGGTATTTGAATATTCCTCCTTCGACCAATGCACTGCCCACGACCAATACTGCCGCATTGCCGGCCCAAACGCCGCCGCCCGCAGCGCCGGCTGTGGCGGCGTCGGCGACAGGGACGGTGGCGATGCCTGACTTGTCCGGTAAAACGGTGCGGGAGGCGGCGGAAATTCTGGACAGGCTCGGGCTGGCCATGTTGCCGGTGGGAAGCGGGGTGGCGGTGAGCCAAAGTATTGTGCCGCAGACGCCGGTCAACTCCGGCAGTGAAATAACCGTGACATTTGAGGCAAGGTGA
- the alr gene encoding alanine racemase: MLTRPVWAEINMSAIENNIRNIKALLQPKTKFCAVVKADGYGHGAVEVARLALREGADYLAVALLSEAIELRQAGVTAPLLILGYTPPEQAQLLVAYQITQTVYNEDMVRALSRAATHSGKLAKVHIKIDTGMGRIGIRPEDAADFARLVKDCPGLELEGVFSHLAAADSQDKNYAHRQYALFTAALQTIQEAGIAVPLRHIANSAAVLDLPDMQLDMVRPGIILYGLLPSAEVQPSFLLEPAMKLKARISHSKEVPPGTPISYGCTFVTDKPSVIATLPVGYADGWSRLMAGKASVLVRGRRAPLVGRVCMDQCMIDVTHIPEARGGDEVLLFGGAELPADEVARHMGTINYEVVCMVSKRVPRIYIRD; encoded by the coding sequence ATGCTGACTCGGCCGGTATGGGCTGAAATCAATATGTCGGCTATAGAGAACAATATCAGGAATATAAAGGCGTTGCTACAGCCTAAGACTAAATTTTGTGCTGTGGTAAAAGCCGATGGCTATGGCCATGGCGCGGTGGAAGTGGCCAGGCTGGCCCTGCGGGAGGGGGCCGATTATCTGGCGGTAGCGCTTTTAAGTGAGGCCATTGAATTGCGGCAGGCCGGCGTGACGGCGCCGCTTTTAATTCTGGGTTATACGCCGCCGGAGCAGGCACAACTGCTCGTCGCTTATCAGATTACTCAGACAGTCTATAACGAGGATATGGTCAGGGCTTTGTCCAGGGCGGCTACTCACAGCGGCAAGCTGGCCAAGGTCCATATAAAGATAGATACAGGCATGGGACGCATTGGCATCCGGCCGGAGGACGCGGCGGATTTTGCCCGGTTGGTTAAGGACTGTCCGGGCCTTGAGCTGGAAGGGGTATTTTCGCATTTGGCGGCTGCTGACAGCCAGGACAAGAACTATGCCCACCGCCAGTATGCACTCTTTACGGCGGCGCTTCAGACGATCCAGGAGGCTGGCATTGCGGTGCCGCTCCGGCATATCGCCAATAGTGCCGCTGTTTTGGATTTGCCGGATATGCAACTGGATATGGTCCGACCCGGCATTATTCTGTACGGCCTGTTGCCTTCGGCGGAAGTACAGCCTTCTTTTTTGCTTGAACCGGCGATGAAGCTAAAGGCACGAATCAGTCATAGCAAGGAAGTACCGCCCGGTACGCCTATCAGCTATGGCTGTACCTTTGTGACGGACAAGCCCAGTGTGATTGCCACTTTGCCTGTGGGCTATGCCGACGGCTGGAGCCGTCTGATGGCCGGTAAGGCCAGTGTACTGGTAAGGGGCCGGCGGGCACCATTGGTCGGCCGTGTATGTATGGATCAGTGCATGATTGATGTTACCCATATTCCCGAAGCCCGCGGCGGCGATGAGGTGCTGCTGTTTGGCGGTGCAGAACTGCCGGCCGACGAAGTGGCCCGCCATATGGGGACGATTAATTATGAAGTAGTCTGTATGGTCAGCAAACGAGTCCCTAGAATCTACATTCGGGACTAG
- a CDS encoding putative polysaccharide biosynthesis protein, protein MSNAFLKGTLVLTIGGAIVKVTGALNWMILSRVLSAEGIGIYQLAFPIYVLAFTVSSAGFPVAISIVTAEKLANNDFKGAKRVFTVSLSVMAITGLIMSLLMYFGAGWLIDTHFVRDARAYHSLIALAPAVFFVTLLSSFRGYFQGWQFMTPTAVSQIVEQLVRVVTMIAFASMLLPQGLEYAAAGATFGAAPGAVFALGVLLAYYWQLKKRYQEKLKDQVACTVQETKRSIIQRIVKLSIPVSLAQMLLPVVAILDLLIVPLRLETAGFSVERATELYGYLTGMALPLVNMATILTASLALSLVPAISEAAALGDRQMSYQRVATAMRISNLITIPACIGLSILATPVSQIFYGAPEAGTTVAVMVIGIFFLGMQQVSTGILQGLSHTSIPLINMVISLLVKVLINWILVALPWWGIVGAAWGTVADYAVAAILNIYFVKRYTGFSIDLVETGKMLVAGVAMGGVIYAVFGLLAAGGVFIATAAAIVAGSLIYGVVLILTGGLVEQDIRILPYVGPWLAEFLQRRKWLKK, encoded by the coding sequence ATGAGCAATGCGTTTTTGAAAGGGACACTGGTTTTGACCATTGGCGGCGCCATTGTCAAGGTGACCGGTGCGCTAAACTGGATGATTTTGTCACGGGTGCTAAGCGCGGAAGGGATTGGAATTTATCAACTGGCTTTTCCTATTTATGTACTGGCTTTTACCGTATCGTCGGCCGGTTTCCCGGTAGCTATCTCCATCGTTACGGCAGAAAAGCTGGCTAACAATGACTTTAAAGGAGCGAAACGGGTATTTACCGTTTCGCTGTCCGTTATGGCTATCACCGGTCTGATTATGAGCCTGCTGATGTACTTTGGCGCTGGCTGGCTGATTGATACACATTTTGTACGGGACGCCCGGGCCTATCATTCGCTGATTGCCTTGGCTCCGGCTGTGTTTTTTGTGACCCTGCTTTCCAGCTTTCGGGGTTATTTTCAGGGCTGGCAGTTTATGACTCCTACGGCTGTGTCGCAGATCGTGGAGCAACTGGTGCGGGTAGTGACGATGATAGCCTTTGCCAGCATGCTGCTGCCGCAGGGACTGGAATACGCGGCAGCAGGTGCCACCTTTGGTGCCGCGCCTGGTGCCGTATTCGCCCTGGGGGTACTGCTGGCCTATTACTGGCAACTCAAGAAAAGATACCAGGAAAAGTTGAAGGATCAGGTGGCTTGTACCGTTCAGGAGACTAAACGCAGCATTATCCAGCGGATTGTCAAGCTATCTATTCCGGTTTCGCTGGCCCAGATGCTGCTGCCCGTGGTAGCTATTTTAGATTTGCTCATCGTGCCGCTTCGTCTGGAGACGGCCGGGTTTTCCGTCGAACGGGCGACCGAATTATACGGCTACCTGACCGGCATGGCGCTGCCGCTGGTCAATATGGCCACCATTTTGACGGCTTCCCTCGCCTTAAGCCTGGTGCCGGCCATCTCAGAAGCCGCCGCCCTGGGGGACCGGCAGATGTCTTATCAACGAGTGGCCACAGCTATGCGCATTTCCAATTTAATTACCATTCCTGCCTGTATCGGGCTTAGTATTCTGGCGACACCGGTGTCGCAGATTTTTTATGGAGCGCCGGAGGCGGGGACTACCGTCGCCGTCATGGTCATCGGCATATTTTTTCTGGGCATGCAGCAGGTTTCGACCGGTATTTTGCAGGGCTTAAGCCATACCAGCATCCCGTTGATTAATATGGTGATTTCCCTGCTGGTGAAAGTGCTGATTAACTGGATTCTGGTGGCGCTTCCCTGGTGGGGTATCGTCGGTGCTGCCTGGGGAACGGTAGCCGATTATGCGGTGGCTGCCATACTGAATATTTATTTTGTAAAACGTTATACCGGCTTTAGTATTGATCTTGTGGAAACAGGTAAAATGCTGGTTGCCGGTGTCGCCATGGGTGGCGTGATTTACGCTGTTTTTGGCCTGCTGGCAGCCGGCGGCGTATTTATCGCCACCGCTGCCGCTATCGTGGCCGGCAGTCTGATATACGGGGTTGTATTAATCCTGACCGGCGGTCTGGTGGAACAGGATATTCGTATTTTGCCCTATGTCGGTCCTTGGCTGGCCGAGTTTCTGCAAAGACGGAAATGGCTGAAAAAATAA